The DNA sequence CGAGGCGAGCGGCCTAACGCAGAAGGCGTTCTCCGCGCAGCGAGGGGTGAGGCTGAGCACGTTGCAGTCGTGGGTGTACCGGCGCCGACGCCAGCGCGCCCGGAAGGCCCCTGCGGTGCGCCGTAACCGTCCGGCGAGCGACGTGGCGGGAGGAATTGCCGGGGTAGCCGTCGTGGTGGACCCTGGCCGGAATGTCGAAGCCGGGTGAGAAGCAGGAGTGGTTCCAGGTCGCCGAGGCGTTCGAGGCGAGCGGCCTAACGCAGAAGGCGTTCTCCGCGCAGCGAGGGGTGAGGCTGAGCA is a window from the Myxococcus stipitatus genome containing:
- the tnpA gene encoding IS66 family insertion sequence element accessory protein TnpA, whose translation is MSKPGEKQEWFQVAEAFEASGLTQKAFSAQRGVRLSTLQSWVYRRRRQRARKAPAVRRNRPASDVAGGIAGVAVVVDPGRNVEAG